The Cololabis saira isolate AMF1-May2022 chromosome 23, fColSai1.1, whole genome shotgun sequence genomic sequence GGCCtcatttgccacttaacatatatctggattattttatttttttttgtactttcaaGTACTTTCTTATCTTGTGCccaattgttttgcttttacaACTGTGCACAGCTTTCATGTTTAATCCTCATGAATGCAGAAGGACCCGTTGTTTGTATCATTACTATGGGAAGAGATTTTTTGTGTTGCTTCTTGCCGAAGCCTGTACTTTCCAGTAATTGGTCCCTCCAGAATATTTCATACTTGAGATTTTGAAGAAATCCAGGGAGGGTTTGGAATCTGTTCAGGTTTACCAGTGAAATTCCATGAACTGTGAAAAAACGCCACTCTGATTTCAGTGAGTGTATACTTAAGTTCCTGTGCACTGAGTCATTTCTTTCAGCTCATTTCAGAATAAGAAAGTTTGGGAACATACAGTCAATGCAGGTatctggccccccttttttcattCATCCCTATCCACCTTTCCCCAACCTTTACTTCATGCCACCATATCCACCCAACATTAGAATTCTTCTGCATGTCTGTACTTTTCTCTCTGTGCTGTTGATATGGTGTTTTGCAATACGCAGTAGTGCTGCCCCTCCCATCCTTTTAAACCTAGCGCTCTCTCTCTCCCATCCCTCTCTCTGCCTCTTTCCCTCCCTCCCGTGTCCTGATATTAATGACACAGCTATCTGAGGCAGCAGCAGTACCCCTCCGCTCCATCCTGCAGGCTGCACTCATGCATACATGCTCAGAGACATGCACTCAAACAGACAAACGCTACTAGCCTGATACAACACTGGACACACATGCATATACTCTTTTACTTCGAAGctgcaggcacacacacacacacacacaaacacaactaAAAGCTTTCACATTGCAAGTTCAAAGCTGAGGCACTTGCAGACACTCTTGCCtacatttatattttacatATTCGTAAAAGATGAGAACAACCGTGCTTTGTGTTTGTGCCAGTCTCCTCCTCACAGCCACCTTGGTGCTGCGAACCAGCCAGGCAGCAGACTTCTCTGTCAACTCTTACCAGCGATGGGACGCCAGAGGACCTTACAATCTGGGAATTGAGTCTGGCACCCCTACTTCTTGCCCGATGAAACTTAGACCCTTGGGCCATTGCGGGAgctctggggctggggctggggcaGAGGAAGGGGAGGAATGCCCCTACCAGCTTACCTTGCCTCCTCTCACCATCCAGCTGCCCAAGCAGTTCAGGCTGCTGGAGAAGACAATGAAGGAGCTGCAGAGCCTGAAGGAAGTGGTGAACAAGCTGAAAAGTGGATGCCAGGAGTGTCGACGGGCTCAGGGGAACGCAGATTTTGGATATCAGCAAGCAGACCAGGGACAGACGCGGGTCACAAATCAGCAGGATGTGAGTGAAAAAGGGCAGGAGGAGAGGGGAGATGGAATGATTTCTGCAGCTCCGGTGGATAGTACTGGATTAGGCAAATCAACGTCAAGCCCAAGGACTGTTCAGGAGATGCAGGTAAGAGAAAAAGTTCTGTCTTACTTTATCAATATACTTATTGCCAGATCAAACTAATTGAATGCTTTTGGACCTCAATTTAAACAGGTTACTGTATATTTCTATGGGCAATCCAAAGAAGTTGTACATCTAAATCTAGTGTAGAGGGCTTTATGAGCACTGCAAAAGCAGCATTGCACCATTTAATGTACTTTCAGCAAAACCTTTGGCAATCCTATGTCATTAGCAACCTTGGGAAAATGTTAGGGACCCTGACCTAAACAAATGGACGTAAAATGTGCTTTATGAACAGTTTAGATACAATGCCACGTATAATTTGACCGGTCAAATGCACCCAGCTGGAACGTAAGCCAACCAGATGTGAAAAGACCCATAAGAGTCCAACCTGGCTCCAATCCaccaggggaaaaaaatcctgTTACAGGGAAGGTAATCATCTTCAGACACCTGCCAAATGGTGGTAGATTTTGGCTGTCTAGTCTGCTTGTTGACTCGCTCAGTCAGTTTGGCAGGCAGCCAACCATCACACGGACACCATTTCCATTCAAAAATTCAAATCTGATGGTGAAAGAGTGAAGGAGGCTGGTGCCTTCAATACTCCACCTGCTTTGTCGTCTGAGCCAAAAACAATATGCTTTGCTCGCACTCTGGCCTTTCTCAGGACAAGATCAATAAGATGTCAACTAGCCTGCGCAATGCCAGGAGCCAGATCTCGGCTCTGCAGGGTCGTTTGGAGGGTCTCAACCTACTCAACATGGACAACGTTCAGGCTATTGTGGACAAACGAGTGGAGAACATCACCGGAGCGGTCAACAAGCTCAGCTCTACCTGCACCACCCAATGTGCAGCACAGAACAGCCCTCAGCGTAAGCTTGCTTTTCTTAAGATGTATTTTGTAGCATTGTTTACGCCTGCATTTTGAATCCCTTTGTTCTATTATTTTTCTTGTAATAGTATTTCCTCTACAAGCCTCCACCTTTCCAGCTGTCAGAGATTTCACTCAAAAGAGAGCATGTTTTATAATGtatactgttttatttttctcagtttTGCCACATAGGTACCCCTCCATTTTTCTCTCTGAAGTATTTTTGAAATCTCTATAAACAATATCAAGGACATCCTCTATACTTTTCTGTTCCCATTAATCCACCAAAGATGTAAACTGAACATCGAAATAAGTCCAGCACTTGGGGTTCCAGTGAGGAGAATTTTCTGGCAGTATATGTTCAATCATTCCTAAGTGGACATTGTGACTTGATATCATTTCAAAAGCAAAGTCTGGGTGGTCACCTTCACCTTATGATGCCTTTAATTCTGGGAAATGGAAAGTAAAATCCTTCAGGTTGACAGTAACCCCATCAGCAGCACTCAGTGCTTTGTTGTGACAAgccttttccatcatgagtatctataataataataaggaaaaatacaaatatgagAACTTCTCTCACCCTAATGTAGAGAAAggatatatatgtgtatatatatatatatatatatatatatatatatatatatatatatatatatatatatatatatatatatatataaatatatatatatatatatatatatatacacacacacaactttATGTGGAGGTCATATTGTGCATGAGTGTAAAACTATGTCATCCATGCTCAAACTGAGTTCCCATTAACTCTTATGTAACTAATTCATGcagtttgaccttcctgtttctacAGTatatgcagaaataaaaaaagagcattTGACGTCACTAGTgtgtacaaaacaaaaaaacatcttcaaaTGTGAACTCTCATGAGTGTctgtaaaatatataaaagacaTTGCAAAACAGCTAAGCATAACAAACAGCCCATTTTACATTGATGTAAAAGCTTACTTGGATGAGAGCACAGCAGAAATGCAGCTACTAAGTGAATAATATCCTGATACTGCATGAGTGAATGTGACACTATATTGGAGCTTTCATGTGGAAAACAGATGTGGGCTTATTTTTAAGTGGATTAGCTGGGATGGAGGTGTGAAGGGAATCCCATCTCTGTTGCTTGTGCATTTGCTTCTCTTAAAAAACTTCCTCAATTTCATCCAAACTTTCCAATTCCTCCTTCCCTCGCAACTCTCACTTTACCGACTGTCTATTTCTCTTTCCGGCTGACCTCACTCTGCCTCTACACTCCTCATTTCTCTTCCTCTTGAGGTCATGCTATACACCTGCATAAAAAGACAGGTACTTATTAGAACTTTCCAATAACACAAGTTGCAATGCAGGCAGCTCTCCTGACATTGAACCCATCATGGACACCACACAGGGTCAGCACTTGCCTTTGTATATCAATCCATTATGTTAAGGTCAAAGAACTCTGTCTCAAATCAGGATGTTATGCCAAATAGTGTTTTGAAATCAGTCCAAGAGGAGGAGACAAGAAACGGCTGTTGCTACAGAAGGAATTAGCCAATATCTTGTGATAAGACAGCAATTTCACAGAAAAAGAATACACTAAATTGTAAATACCATTTCACTCAAATTTCACTCATTTACTAAGCTAAAtatgtaaaacaaaataaaaacagagtcCACTACATCTGCTGAACTGGATTCTGAATTAGTACACCCACCTCATTAGTAATTGTTTTATGGTTGTTTATCATAATGTCATAATAGCTCAGACAAGCTgttaattgttaaaaaaaagtcccCATTATTCCTGAACAGACTATCCAGCAGCCAAACTGAAGCTAACCCATTAAGCAATTGTTAAAAGGAAATTTGCACAAACCAAACTGACAGAGCTGTCATccaaacaaaatacataatacAGGAGATGTGCATCAACAGTGTCAACCTCGTGGTTGGATGAGTGCACACATTTGTACAGGTCATTGAGCTACTGTTCAACATGATTTAAGCCACTTTAAGCCAAGGTTGAACCAAAATTTCAGCAAGAAGGTGCTGGACAGCCTTCGCGTGATAAAAGCATCTTGAcaaaagtttttatttattttcatcttgCTCTGTCAATCTTTTCTTGTTGCCAGCACTAATCTTCATATTTGAGCCTTGAGGCAAGCTGACAGAAATCCATCTTAGTGTAAAGTTACATCTACTCAATCATGAATGATGAGAATGGATGCTGGTAATTTGTTATGAAGTGCTTCTCTGTAAATATGTAAGAACgggatgttttctttttgagtTTCTGTCCATAAATACTGATCGGTAGTATTCAATTGAAGCTGTTATGGATGGATTATGTTATCATTTTCTATACACATTTCCTTTCTTGTCACAAGGGCAACTTCCTTGATAACAACTGTCTCCCTTTTATGATAAACATATGTGAAGTCTGAAGTTAAACTGACAATGTGACACTTAATTTTCGTTTGAAGCCTGTCAAGAAGTTTTAAAAATATGTCAGCAACTCTTACAGACCTACAGT encodes the following:
- the fgl2a gene encoding fibrinogen-like 2a, whose amino-acid sequence is MRTTVLCVCASLLLTATLVLRTSQAADFSVNSYQRWDARGPYNLGIESGTPTSCPMKLRPLGHCGSSGAGAGAEEGEECPYQLTLPPLTIQLPKQFRLLEKTMKELQSLKEVVNKLKSGCQECRRAQGNADFGYQQADQGQTRVTNQQDVSEKGQEERGDGMISAAPVDSTGLGKSTSSPRTVQEMQDKINKMSTSLRNARSQISALQGRLEGLNLLNMDNVQAIVDKRVENITGAVNKLSSTCTTQCAAQNSPQLILAPRDCSDYNVLEERKNGVYRVTPDARNGTFEVFCEMESFGGGWTVIQQRLDGSVSFNRTWAEYKKGFGNLGGEFWLGNDHIHLLTKAKDMILRIELEDFEGVREYAKYDQVYVANEYLRYRLSVSGYSGTAGNAISFNKHFNHDQKFFSTPDRDNDMYPSGNCGAYYSSGWWFDACMSANLNGKYYHKRYKGVRNGIFWGTWHNMSTEYYPTNYRQAFKTVKMMIRPKNYAP